A stretch of Paenibacillus sp. URB8-2 DNA encodes these proteins:
- a CDS encoding LysR family transcriptional regulator, whose translation MSLAKFEIFHTVVELGSLSQAAAELGFTQSAVSHAIASLESEWGFSILSRGRAGVHLTSSGELILPYIREILKGNELLKQQIANINGLEAGTVRIGTFASVSIRWLPRIMSYFAESHPSIEMKLLEGSYEDIEHWIASGAVDFGFLSLPAPKSFEVIPLKKDRMVLIVPEKHPFAAQHEVRFEQIKEEQFILPKKSCDNDARRILKENHVSPNIKFELEDDQAIISMVQNGMGISILPEMVLHQVPSHIRILDLEGDHYRSIGIAAPSLKSMSPAARKIVKYVQAFLDAN comes from the coding sequence ATGTCACTTGCCAAGTTTGAGATCTTTCATACGGTTGTAGAGTTGGGGAGCTTGTCTCAAGCTGCGGCGGAACTTGGTTTTACCCAATCTGCAGTCAGCCATGCCATTGCCAGTCTGGAATCGGAGTGGGGATTTTCTATACTGAGCAGGGGGCGTGCAGGAGTCCACTTGACGAGCAGCGGAGAGCTTATCCTGCCCTACATTCGTGAAATTTTAAAAGGGAATGAGCTGTTGAAGCAGCAAATTGCAAATATCAACGGGCTGGAAGCCGGAACGGTACGTATCGGCACGTTTGCGAGCGTATCCATCCGGTGGCTGCCAAGAATCATGAGTTATTTTGCAGAAAGCCACCCCTCCATAGAAATGAAACTGCTGGAAGGAAGCTATGAAGATATCGAGCACTGGATTGCAAGCGGTGCCGTTGATTTTGGCTTTCTCTCTCTGCCCGCACCGAAGTCATTTGAAGTGATTCCATTGAAAAAAGACCGAATGGTCTTGATCGTTCCCGAGAAACACCCTTTTGCTGCACAACATGAGGTTCGTTTTGAACAAATCAAAGAAGAACAGTTCATCCTGCCCAAGAAAAGCTGCGATAACGATGCAAGGCGGATACTCAAAGAAAACCATGTGTCCCCCAACATTAAATTCGAGCTGGAAGATGACCAGGCGATTATCTCCATGGTTCAAAATGGTATGGGGATCAGCATCCTTCCTGAAATGGTGCTGCATCAAGTTCCGAGCCATATCCGAATTCTTGACTTGGAAGGAGACCATTACCGCTCCATCGGCATCGCGGCCCCATCCTTGAAATCCATGTCCCCGGCAGCGAGAAAAATTGTTAAATATGTTCAGGCGTTTTTGGATGCAAATTAA
- a CDS encoding NAD(P)H-dependent oxidoreductase, which produces MNVLIVYAHPEPKSFNGALKDLAVAALTAEGHQVQVSDLYAMNFKAAADRDDFMMPENPDFFKYQLEQGHASRTNSFSQDIKEEQEKLLWADFVIFQFPLWWYSVPAILKGWFDRVFASGFVYGQGIGRYDQGGLKGRKAMVSTTTGSPRQAYTPYGMDGDIHEKILYHIHHGMLYFAGFEPVEPFIAWTPARDEEARNRYLDEYKKRLQNLSAIPSIPYHPTAHYDEHHQLKIEYR; this is translated from the coding sequence ATGAACGTACTCATTGTCTATGCCCACCCGGAACCGAAGTCATTCAACGGAGCATTGAAGGATCTGGCCGTTGCGGCTCTGACCGCGGAAGGTCATCAGGTTCAAGTGTCCGATTTGTATGCCATGAATTTCAAGGCTGCCGCAGACCGCGATGATTTTATGATGCCGGAGAACCCGGATTTTTTCAAATACCAGCTTGAGCAGGGACATGCTTCTAGAACAAACTCCTTTTCCCAAGATATTAAAGAAGAGCAGGAAAAGCTGCTTTGGGCCGATTTCGTCATTTTCCAGTTCCCCCTATGGTGGTACTCTGTCCCTGCGATTCTGAAAGGGTGGTTCGATCGGGTGTTTGCCTCGGGGTTTGTGTATGGCCAGGGAATCGGCAGATATGATCAGGGCGGACTTAAAGGCAGAAAAGCGATGGTATCCACGACAACCGGATCTCCCAGGCAGGCCTATACTCCTTACGGAATGGATGGGGATATTCATGAGAAGATTCTTTATCACATTCATCATGGGATGCTCTATTTTGCCGGTTTTGAGCCTGTCGAGCCTTTTATCGCCTGGACGCCCGCGCGCGATGAGGAGGCACGAAACCGGTACCTGGACGAATATAAGAAGCGTCTTCAAAATCTCTCCGCGATACCTTCGATTCCATATCATCCTACTGCTCATTATGACGAGCATCACCAGTTGAAAATAGAGTACAGGTAG
- a CDS encoding ABC transporter substrate-binding protein codes for MLKRRLMLAILLLAAFLVTSCGGNEVGTEPGSAESGAEPARTLKIFNFKVEMAEQLDALVRRYEEETGIRIELDTCGGGCDYSAELKTRFNSGDKPDIFFVAGYTDLDLWQEYLEDLSDEPWVEDMLDLAKPAITKDGKIYGMPLALEGWGFIYNKDLFRRAGVDSKPVTLSGLREATRKLQAAGIVPFENGYAEWWLLGNHLVNTAFALQPDPIGFIERLNKGSAKLTGNRTMEEWINLVDTTVEYGQPSSLQTDYYSQVTSFANGKAAMMQQGGWTQLQLDKLNPDLRIGFLPIPVNDDAGSMDKLQVGVANYWAVLKNSRVKGEAKAFLRWLVSSDTGRSFIVDEAKLIPAFKSIPVDISRLGPLAADLMSYIEAGKTLPWLWQRFPGYEATTSRMASRLQAYIGGQIGRDRLLEEFQSIWEETSVR; via the coding sequence ATGCTTAAACGGAGACTGATGCTTGCGATCCTGCTTCTTGCCGCTTTCCTCGTGACGTCATGCGGCGGAAATGAAGTCGGGACCGAACCGGGTTCGGCGGAGAGCGGAGCGGAGCCTGCCCGGACGCTCAAAATTTTTAATTTCAAGGTCGAAATGGCGGAGCAACTGGACGCGCTCGTCAGGCGCTATGAAGAAGAGACCGGTATCCGCATCGAGTTGGATACCTGCGGCGGCGGCTGCGATTACAGCGCCGAACTGAAGACCCGTTTCAATTCCGGCGACAAGCCCGATATTTTCTTTGTGGCGGGGTATACGGATCTTGATCTGTGGCAGGAATATCTGGAGGACTTGTCCGACGAGCCCTGGGTAGAGGACATGCTTGATCTGGCGAAGCCCGCGATTACCAAAGACGGCAAGATATATGGAATGCCTTTGGCCTTGGAAGGCTGGGGCTTCATTTACAACAAGGATCTCTTCCGCCGGGCCGGCGTCGACTCGAAGCCGGTCACCCTGAGCGGACTGCGGGAGGCGACGCGAAAGCTGCAGGCCGCGGGAATCGTTCCGTTCGAGAACGGTTATGCCGAATGGTGGCTACTGGGCAATCATCTCGTGAACACCGCGTTCGCCCTGCAGCCGGACCCCATCGGGTTCATTGAACGATTGAATAAAGGCAGCGCCAAGCTTACAGGCAACCGGACAATGGAAGAATGGATAAATCTGGTGGATACCACCGTCGAATACGGCCAGCCAAGTTCGCTTCAGACGGATTATTACTCCCAGGTCACCAGTTTCGCGAACGGAAAGGCCGCTATGATGCAGCAGGGCGGATGGACGCAGCTGCAGCTTGATAAGCTGAATCCGGATCTTCGGATCGGATTTCTTCCCATACCCGTGAATGACGATGCCGGGTCCATGGATAAGCTTCAGGTGGGCGTGGCGAACTATTGGGCGGTTCTTAAGAATTCGAGAGTCAAGGGGGAGGCCAAGGCCTTTCTGCGATGGCTCGTGTCTTCCGATACCGGCAGATCGTTCATCGTGGACGAGGCCAAGCTCATTCCGGCGTTCAAGAGCATTCCAGTGGATATCAGCCGGCTTGGCCCGCTTGCGGCCGATTTGATGTCCTATATCGAAGCGGGCAAGACGCTTCCCTGGCTGTGGCAGCGATTTCCGGGATACGAGGCGACCACCTCGCGGATGGCGTCACGGCTGCAGGCTTATATCGGCGGACAGATCGGGAGAGATAGGCTGCTGGAGGAGTTTCAGAGCATTTGGGAAGAGACTTCGGTCAGATAG
- a CDS encoding DMT family transporter produces the protein MNTQLKANLMLLIVTMFWGSSYLFMKMGLTDVQEFNLIALRFGLAFILSGLVFHRRLIHADFKTVKYAFWQGTILFLVFASITFGVKSTSASNAGFLVSLTVVFVPLLLAVRYRKMPENRVILGVFLALTGIGFLTLKNQFMINAGDFLCILGALIYAIYIVVTGKLTKGVDSITLGVLQLGFAGAWGLLFSAWLEQPQLPNTPDAWVSVLGLSLFCSAFGFIVQTAAQKYTTPTHTGLLFSLEPVFAAWFAFAFAGERMTIQGYAGAGLVLLSVLAAQIDFKKIRRKQGFHKSSAESKTNSIAG, from the coding sequence ATGAACACTCAGCTCAAAGCTAATCTTATGCTGTTGATCGTGACCATGTTTTGGGGCTCGTCCTACTTGTTTATGAAGATGGGGCTTACAGATGTACAGGAATTCAACCTGATTGCCTTGCGTTTTGGACTGGCTTTTATTTTATCCGGACTGGTATTCCACAGGCGGCTGATTCATGCCGATTTTAAAACGGTGAAATATGCCTTTTGGCAGGGCACGATTTTATTTCTCGTATTCGCCTCGATCACGTTTGGCGTAAAATCCACATCGGCTTCCAATGCCGGATTTCTGGTTAGTTTAACGGTCGTATTTGTGCCGCTGCTGCTGGCTGTACGGTATAGAAAGATGCCCGAAAATAGAGTTATTCTCGGAGTGTTCTTAGCTTTGACAGGTATAGGTTTCTTAACTTTAAAAAATCAATTTATGATCAATGCCGGGGACTTTTTGTGCATCTTAGGCGCGTTGATTTATGCGATCTACATCGTCGTTACAGGGAAACTGACCAAGGGCGTGGATTCCATTACGCTTGGCGTTCTGCAGCTCGGGTTTGCGGGAGCATGGGGACTGCTATTCTCCGCTTGGCTGGAACAACCGCAGCTTCCAAACACGCCGGACGCCTGGGTTTCGGTTCTGGGGTTGAGTCTGTTTTGCAGCGCATTTGGCTTTATCGTCCAGACGGCTGCCCAAAAATATACGACTCCAACCCATACAGGGCTGCTCTTTTCACTTGAGCCCGTTTTTGCGGCATGGTTTGCGTTTGCTTTTGCGGGGGAAAGAATGACCATCCAAGGCTATGCGGGAGCCGGTCTGGTGCTGCTCAGTGTACTAGCCGCCCAGATCGATTTCAAAAAGATACGAAGAAAACAGGGATTTCATAAATCCAGTGCGGAGTCTAAAACCAACTCCATAGCAGGCTAA